One stretch of Nomascus leucogenys isolate Asia chromosome 7b, Asia_NLE_v1, whole genome shotgun sequence DNA includes these proteins:
- the SCARF2 gene encoding scavenger receptor class F member 2, whose translation MEGAGPRGAGPARRRGAGGPPSPLLPSLLLLLLWVLPDPVAPQELNPRGRNVCRAPGSQVPTCCAGWRQQGDECGIAVCEGNSTCSENEVCVRPGECRCRHGYFGANCDTKCPRQFWGPDCKELCSCHPHGQCEDVTGQCTCHARRWGARCEHACQCQHGTCHPRSGACRCEPGWWGAQCASACYCSATSRCDPQTGACLCHAGWWGRSCNNQCACNSSPCEQQSGRCQCRERTFGARCDRYCQCFRGRCHPVDGTCACEPGYRGKYCREPCPAGFYGLGCRRRCGQCKGQQPCTVAEGRCLTCEPGWNGTKCDQPCATGFYGEGCSHRCPPCRDGHACNHVTGKCTRCNAGWIGDRCETKCSNGTYGEDCAFVCADCGSGHCDFQSGRCLCSPGVHGPHCNVTCPPGLHGADCAQACSCHEDSCDPVTGACHLETNQRKGVMGAGALLVLLVCLLLSLLGCCCACRGKDPVRRELSLGRKKAPHRLCGRFSRISMKLPRIPLRRQKLPKVVVAHHDLDNTLNCSFLEPPSGLEQPSPSWSSRASFSSFDTTDEGPVYCVPHEEAPAESRDPEVPTVPAEAPAPSPVPLTTPASAEEAMPLPASSDSERSASSVEGPGGALYARVARREARPARVRGEVGGLSLSPSPERRKPPPPDPATKPKVSWIHGKHSAAAAGRAPSPPPPGPEAAPSPSKRKRTPSDKSAQPVEHGSPRTRDPTPRPPGLPEEATALAAPSPPRARARGRGPGLLEPMDAGGPPRSAPEAASMLAAELRGKTRSLGRADGALVAQGPREKPAPPQKAKRAVPPTSPVRAPPATETPGPEKAGTDLPAPETPRKKTPIQKPPRKKSREAAGELGRAGAPTL comes from the exons ATGGAGGGCGCAGGGCCCCGGGGGGCCGGGCCGGCGCGGCGCCGGGGAGCCGGGGGGCCGCCGTCACCGCTGCTGCcgtcgctgctgctgctgctgctctgggtGCTGCCGGACCCCGTGGCGCCTCAGGAACTGAACCCTCGCGGCCGCAACGTTTGCCGTGCTCCCGG CTCCCAGGTGCCCACGTGCTGCGCTGGCTGGAGACAGCAAGGGGACGAGTGTGGGATTG CGGTGTGCGAAGGCAACTCCACGTGCTCGGAGAACGAGGTGTGCGTGAGGCCTGGCGAGTGCCGCTGCCGCCACGGCTACTTCGGTGCCAACTGCGACACCA AGTGCCCGCGCCAGTTCTGGGGCCCCGACTGCAAGGAGCTGTGTAGCTGCCACCCACACGGGCAGTGCGAGGACGTGACAGGCCAGTGTACTTGTCACGCGCGGCGCTGGGGCGCGCGCTGCGAGCATGCGTGCCAGTGCCAGCACGGCACGTGTCACCCGCGGAGCGGCGCGTGCCGCTGTGAGCCCGGCTGGTGGGGCGCGCAGTGCGCCAGCGCGTGCTACTGCAGCGCCACGTCGCGCTGCGACCCACAGACCGGCGCCTGCCTGTGCCACGCAGGCTGGTGGGGCCGCAGCTGCAACAACCAGTGCGCCTGCAACTCGTCTCCCTGCGAGCAGCAGAGCGGCCGCTGTCAGTGCCGCGAGCGTACGTTCGGCGCGCGCTGCGATCGCTACTGCCAGTGCTTCCGCGGCCGCTGCCACCCTGTGGACGGCACGTGTGCCTGCGAGCCGGGCTACCGCGGCAAGTACTGTCGCGAGCCGTGCCCCGCCGGCTTCTACGGCTTGGGCTGTCGCCGCCG GTGTGGCCAGTGCAAGGGCCAGCAGCCGTGCACGGTGGCCGAGGGCCGCTGCTTGACGTGCGAGCCCGGCTGGAACGGAACCAAGTGCGACCAGCCTTGCGCCACCGGTTTCTATGGCGAGGGCTGCAGCCACCGCTGTCCGCCGTGCCGCGACGGGCATGCCTGTAACCATGTCACCGGCAAGTGTACGCGCTGCAACGCGGGCTGGATCGGCGACCG GTGCGAGACCAAGTGTAGCAATGGCACTTACGGCGAGGACTGCGCCTTCGTGTGCGCCGACTGCGGCAGCGGACACTGCGACTTCCAGTCGGGGCGCTGCCTGTGCAGCCCTGGCGTCCACGGGCCCCA CTGTAACGTGACGTGCCCGCCCGGACTGCACGGCGCGGACTGTGCTCAGGCCTGCAGCTGCCACGAGGACTCGTGCGATCCGGTCACTGGTGCCTGCCACTTAG AGACCAACCAGCGCAAGGGAGTGATGGGCGCGGGCGCGTTGCTCGTCCTGCTCGTCTGCCTGCTGCTCTCGCTGCTCGGCTGCTGCTGCGCTTGCCGCGGCAAGGACCCTGTGCGCCG GGAGCTTTCGCTTGGGAGGAAGAAGGCGCCGCACCGACTATGCGGGCGCTTCAGTCGCATCAGCATGAAGCTGCCCCGGATCCCGCTCCGGAGGCAGAAACTACCCAAAGTCGTAG TGGCCCACCACGACCTGGATAACACACTCAACTGCAGCTTCCTGGAGCCACCCTCAGGGCTGGAGCAGCCCTCACCATCCTGGTCCTCTCGGGCCTCCTTCTCCTCGTTTGACACCACTGACGAAGGCCCTGTGTACTGTGTACCCCATGAGG AGGCACCAGCGGAAAGCCGGGACCCCGAAGTCCCCACTGTCCCTGCCGAGGCGCCGGCGCCATCCCCCGTGCCCTTGACCACGCCAGCGTCCGCTGAGGAGGCGATGCCCCTCCCCGCGTCCTCCGACAGCGAGCGGTCGGCGTCCAGCGTGGAAGGGCCCGGCGGGGCTCTGTACGCGCGCGTGGCCCGACGCGAGGCCCGGCCGGCCCGGGTCCGGGGCGAGGTTGGGGGCCTGTCGCTGTCGCCATCGCCCGAGCGCAGGAAACCGCCGCCACCTGACCCCGCCACCAAGCCTAAGGTGTCCTGGATCCATGGCAAGCACAGCGCCGCTGCAGCTGGCCGTGCGCCCTCACCACCGCCGCCAGGCCCTGAGGCCGCGCCCAGCCCCAGCAAGAGGAAACGGACGCCCAGCGACAAATCGGCTCAGCCAGTCGAGCACGGCAGCCCCCGGACCCGCGACCCAACGCCGCGGCCCCCCGGGCTGCCCGAGGAGGCGACCGCCCTCGCTGCACCCTCGCCGCCCAGGGCCCGAGCGCGGGGCCGCGGCCCCGGCCTCTTGGAGCCCATGGACGCCGGCGGTCCCCCGCGTAGCGCGCCCGAGGCTGCCTCCATGTTAGCCGCGGAGCTGCGCGGCAAGACTCGCAGCCTGGGCCGCGCCGACGGGGCCCTGGTCGCGCAGGGCCCCAGGGAAAAGCCGGCGCCCCCACAAAAAGCCAAGCGCGCGGTGCCGCCAACCTCGCCTGTCCGCGCGCCCCCAGCGACCGAAACCCCGGGGCCTGAGAAGGCGGGGACCGACTTGCCCGCGCCTGAGACCCCCCGGAAGAAGACCCCCATCCAGAAGCCGCCGCGCAAGAAGAGCCGGGAGGCGGCGGGTGAGCTGGGCAGGGCGGGCGCGCCCACCCTGTAG